One Coregonus clupeaformis isolate EN_2021a chromosome 21, ASM2061545v1, whole genome shotgun sequence DNA window includes the following coding sequences:
- the LOC121534654 gene encoding homeobox protein GBX-1-like: MQRPGGQGTAFSIDSLIGTPQPRPGHLLYTGYPMFMPYRPLMIPQSLSHSHLPSGIPPLAPLASFAGRLTNTFCASLGQGMPSMVALTTTLPSFSDPPDSFYPPQELPGPRLSADPGTRRQESPHSDDLHGRDKGSDLLNFSETFQTIPGETKLYSSDDEKFDLKSADAACSDREDSSAVDSENESFSDGNNCGSLSQKSKLKTGSQEALPPGSSAGKSRRRRTAFTSEQLLELEKEFHCKKYLSLTERSQIAHALKLSEVQVKIWFQNRRAKWKRIKAGNVNNRSGEPVRNPKIVVPIPVHVNRFAVRSQHQQIEQTRP; the protein is encoded by the exons ATGCAGAGACCCGGCGGCCAAGGGACGGCGTTTTCGATCGACTCCTTGATAGGAACTCCGCAGCCTCGGCCGGGACACCTGCTCTACACTGGCTACCCGATGTTTATGCCGTACAGACCCTTGATGATTCCTCAATCTTTATCTCATTCACATTTACCGTCTGGCATACCTCCTTTGGCGCCGTTGGCATCTTTCGCTGGACGTCTTACCAACACATTCTGTGCGAGTTTGGGACAGGGGATGCCGTCCATGGTGGCTCTCACGACAACACTGCCGAGTTTCTCGGATCCGCCAGATAGTTTCTATCCACCCCAAGAGCTCCCCGGACCTCGGTTAAGTGCCGACCCTGGAACGAGGAGACAAGAGAGTCCCCACTCAGATGATCTGCATGGAAGGGACAAGGGGTCGGACTTACTCAACTTCTCGGAAACTTTTCAAACTATACCAG GTGAGACTAAATTGTACAGCTCTGACGATGAGAAGTTTGACCTGAAATCAGCAGACGCAGCTTGCAGTGACAGAGAGGACAGCTCTGCCGTCGACAGCGAGAACGAAAGCTTCTCTGATGGGAACAACTGTGGTTCTTTATCCCAAAAGAGTAAACTAAAAACCGGGTCACAGGAAGCGTTACCACCAGGAAGCTCAGCAGGAAAGAGCAGAAGGAGACGAACAGCTTTTACCAGCGAGCAGCTTCTTGAACTTGAGAAGGAATTTCATTGTAAAAAGTACCTTTCGCTGACCGAACGCTCTCAAATAGCACACGCACTTAAATTGAGCGAAGTGCAGGTCAAGATTTGGTTCCAGAATCGTAGGGCCAAATGGAAAAGAATCAAAGCGGGAAACGTCAATAACAGGTCGGGAGAGCCTGTGAGAAACCCCAAAATTGTGGTCCCCATTCCAGTGCACGTCAACAGGTTTGCGGTGAGGAGTCAACACCAACAGATAGAGCAAACAAGGCCATGA